One window of Stigmatella aurantiaca genomic DNA carries:
- a CDS encoding ExbD/TolR family protein, whose product MAGGAQDNDEEITGINVTPLVDVVLVLLIIFMVTANFIVRETVEVDLPRAANGGETVQGLVNVVLDKDGKLFFDGTELSEAELSRRVTEAVAKDKETRAIISADQSIPYGRVMRLIDVVKGQGIAKFALNIQKDVAPTPAPAAAP is encoded by the coding sequence ATGGCGGGCGGCGCGCAGGACAACGACGAGGAAATCACGGGCATCAACGTCACCCCGCTGGTGGACGTGGTGCTGGTGCTGCTCATCATCTTCATGGTGACGGCGAACTTCATCGTCCGCGAGACGGTGGAGGTGGACCTGCCCCGGGCCGCCAACGGCGGAGAGACGGTGCAGGGCCTGGTCAACGTGGTGCTCGACAAGGACGGCAAGCTGTTCTTCGACGGCACGGAGCTGTCCGAGGCGGAGCTGTCGCGCCGGGTGACGGAGGCGGTGGCCAAGGACAAGGAGACGCGGGCCATCATCAGCGCCGACCAGTCCATTCCGTACGGGCGGGTGATGCGGCTCATCGACGTGGTGAAGGGCCAGGGCATCGCCAAGTTCGCCCTCAACATCCAGAAGGACGTGGCGCCCACGCCCGCGCCCGCCGCCGCGCCCTGA